One Spea bombifrons isolate aSpeBom1 chromosome 1, aSpeBom1.2.pri, whole genome shotgun sequence DNA window includes the following coding sequences:
- the ANKRD31 gene encoding ankyrin repeat domain-containing protein 31 has translation MGFLPGTEPSQVEITFPVCARETQRYITRGKRYNAIIDTLQDIENRQKNLYVAKLQTSEDTDKFIAEMRLIQDALDEVDALQKNEGDTLSKKYKASVDYFKKGILRDKIAKLASSQKKLLQVLNNQNEVAYKQSRRSNANNGKKSSSLFCSNTSPGRNQISALCTVNEGLCANHTNGSTMATMVPAACITPDSMSPAFQHSFMRYVGSPEVCSIEDVPGTRLASERREENSSSELILRGKPRRTENVLLRSDLCSGIAPADLHDKINDHLEFSAPGNNSSNSISVKSILNITDTSNNIVGMDHQMSLASKQISPAGPYLQLNTFDETSQGNTTSASVISDRTSNVGNTQQLFVSQGHSSPAESHSPDQNSAGPSANRQLSGRAERKIKRVQMKELIKTGKIKPGKDVLEFQLQGCSHKASLLLDGRIRACSGVNYRDPVQWVKALLGNDIPISWKYVINKLGDLSPLIMGTVTMLIKFNRSKYLLLC, from the exons ATGGGTTTTCTTCCAGGAACGGAGCCCTCACAAGTTGAAATTACTTTTCCTGTATGTGCAAGAGAGACACAAAGATACATTACAAGAGGAAAACGttataat gcCATTATTGACACTTTACAGGATATTGAAAATCGTCAAAAAAACCTCTATGTGGCAAAATTACAAACATCAGAAGATACAG ATAAATTTATTGCAGAAATGCGTCTGATCCAGGATGCTTTGGATGAGGTGGATGCCCTGCAGAAAAATGAAGGGGACACGCTTTCaaaaaaatacaa GGCTTCTGtggattattttaaaaaaggaatattaaGAGACAAGATAGCCAAGCTGGCATCCAGCCAGAAGAAACTGTTGCAAGTCCTTAATAATCAAAATGAAGTAGCATATAAACAAAGTAGGAGATCAAATGCTAATAATGGAAAGAAGAGCTCATCTCTTTTTTGTTCTAATACATCTCCTGGAAGGAATCAGATATCTGCTTTATGTACAGTTAATGAGGGGCTTTGTGCCAATCATACTAATGGAAGCACCATGGCAACAATGGTTCCAGCAGCATGTATTACGCCAGACTCCATGAGCCCTGCATTTCAACACTCATTTATGAGATATGTAGGATCTCCCGAGGTCTGTAGTATTGAAGATGTTCCTGGCACACGCCTGGCATCggaaagaagagaagaaaattcTAGCTCAGAGCTGATATTAAGAGGAAAGCCCAGAagaacagaaaatgttttattacgtTCTGATTTATGTTCTGGAATTGCCCCTGCAGACCTGCACgacaaaataaatgatcatttagAATTTTCGGCACCAGGAAATAACTCTTCTAATTCTATTAGTGTTAAAagcatattaaatattacagaCACAAGCAATAATATTGTTGGAATGGATCACCAGATGTCCCTTGCCAGTAAACAGATTTCTCCTGCAGGTCCATATCtgcaattaaatacatttgatgAGACCTCCCAGGGAAATACTACATCAGCATCTGTTATTTCAGACAGAACATCCAATGTGGGAAACACTCAACAGCTATTTGTGTCACAAGGACACAGCAGCCCTGCAGAATCCCACAGTCCTGATCAAAACTCAGCAGGCCCGTCAGCCAACCGGCAGCTAAGTGGAAGAGCtgagagaaaaataaagagagttcAAATGAAGGAGCTCATAAAGACAGGGAAGATTAAACCAGGGAAAGATGTCTTGGAGTTTCAGTTACAG GGCTGTAGTCACAAAGCCAGCCTTTTGCTTGATGGAAGAATAAGAGCTTGCAGTGGAGTAAATTATCGAGATCCTGTTCAGTGGGTGAAAGCACTTCTAGGGAATGACATTCCAATCAGTTGGAAGTATGTAATCAACAAG CTTGGTGACTTATCCCCTTTAATAATGGGAACAGTTACAATGCTTATCAAGTTCAACCGATCCAAGTATCTGTTGCTATGCTAA